ACCTGGCACAACGGCAAAGCCAGCCTGCAAAGCCACAGCTACAAGCAGGGGCTGGACAACGGCAAGGTCACTTGCCCGACCTGAGTTTTGTACTGCCTGATCTCCCCCTTTCGCGGGCAAGCCCGCTCCCACATTCAATCTTGTGCCGAACTCAAATGACCGGTTCAGCAGATCTCCAGTGTGGGAGCGGGCTTGCCCGCGAAGAGGCCGCTGAATACAGCATCAAGCCTTCTGATTCAGGCGATCGTGCAGATATTCAAGGACTGCTTTCTGCTCCCCGGCAAACTCGATCCGCGCACCCTTCTTCTCGCGCTGGAACACATACATCGGGTCGTAATACTCACGCAGCAAGCCTTCGATCCAGCCCTGGTGCAAGTCCACCGAACCACTGCGCCCCTGCTCGGCCAGTGCGTCTTCCATCAACAACAGCATTCGCCGGTGGCGTTCGCCGCCCAGACGTTTCTGCACATTGTTCAGGCTCTCGAGCAAGCGTTCAGAGAACAGCACGAAACCCTGCTCGCCATGCACCGCCGAAAACTCGGCCGACAGGTCCACCACGTAATCACGCAGGATCCGCTGCACCCGATCCTCGAAGCTGTCCTCCAGCCAGACCATCGGGTACTGCTGCATGCCCTGATACAACGGCAGCGGCAGCGCGCAACTGCCTACCACCCGGCTCTCGTCTTCGAGGACGAACTGGTCGATACCGGCGTCGCGTTTCTTGAGAAGGTCGATGGCCAGGCGGTTTTCGAAGTCGATGTTCGATGGCTGGCCGGTGGCGCGCTTGCCGAAGCTGGAGCCGCGATGGTTGGCGTGGCCTTCCAGATCCAGACCGTTACGCAACTGCACCAGCAGTTCGGTCTTGCCAGTGCCGGTCATGCCGCCCAGCAGCACGAAATCACACTGGTTCACCGCTTGTTCGAGGGTGTCGATCAGGAAGTTGCGCAGGGCCTTGTAACCGCCACCGATGCGCGGATAGTCGATCCCGGCCTCGCTCTTGAGCCACTGCTGGGTGATCTGCGAGCGCAGGCCACCGCGAAAGCAATAGAGATAACCGTCAGGATGGGCCCGGGCGAATTCGGCCCAGGCCTCGATGCGTTCGGCCTTCACCGCGCCGGACACCAGATGGTGGCCCAGTTCGATGGCGGCCTGCTGACCATGCTGTTTGTAGCAGGTGCCGACCTTTTGCCGTTCGAGGTCATTCATCAGCGGCAGATTGACCGCCCCGGGGAACGCGCCCTTGTGAAACTCGACCGGCGCACGGGCATCCATCAGCGGCCGGTCGTTGAGGAAAATGTCGCGGTAATCGGTGCAGTCGCGGAGCATCAAATCACCTCGACTGCGTGGGTCTGTCGCTCGACCAGCTCGCCGATCGGCGCCAGGTTCAGGCCCAGCTCTGCGGCTACCGCGAGGAATTCGGCGTTGCCTTCCGGGGTCACGGCCAGCAGCAGGCCGCCGCTGGTCTGCGGATCGCACAGCACCCGCTTGTGCAGTTCCTGCACGCGTCCGAGCTTGCTTGAATAGCTGTCGAAATTGCGCAAGGTGCCGCCGGGTACGCAGCCCTGATCGAGGTAGTACTCGACGCTGTCCAGACGCGGCACGCGGTCATAGGCGATGCGCGCGGTGAGGTGGCTGCCGTCGGCCATTTCCACTAGATGCCCGAGCAGGCCGAAACCGGTGACGTCGGTCATCGCGGTCACTCCGGACAACTTGCCGAAACGGCTGCCGGGTTTGTTCAGCGTGCACATCCAGTCCCGGGCCACGCCAATGTCGGCGTTACGCAGCTTGCCCTTCTTTTCCGCGGTGGTGAGGATGCCGATGCCCAGCGGTTTGGTCAGGTACAGCAGGCATCCGGCGGTGGCGGTGTCGTTGCGCTTCATGAAGCGCTTTTCCACCAGACCGGTGACGGCCAGACCGAAGATCGGTTCCGGCGCATCGATCGAATGGCCACCGGCCAACGGAATACCCGCCGCGTCGCACACCGCACGACCACCGCGAATCACTTCCCGCGCCACTTCCGGCGCCAGTACGTTCACCGGCCAGCCGAGGATGGCAATGGCCATCAACGGGTCACCGCCCATGGCGTAGATATCGCTGATCGCATTGGTCGCGGCGATACGGCCGAAGTCGAACGGGTCATCGACGATCGGCATGAAGAAGTCGGTGGTCGACACCACACCGCGTTCGGCATCGATTTCATACACCGCCGCGTCATCGCGCGAGGCGTTGCCGACCCACAGTTTCGGGTCGAGGTTCTGCGCGCCGCTGCCGGCAAGGATCACTTCCAGCACCTGCGGCGAAATCTTGCAGCCGCAACCGGCACCGTGGCTGTATTGGGTCAGACGGATGGGTTCGCTCATGGGGCAACCTCTGGCTGGGAATGGGGCGGATTCTAGCAGAGGGGATTGCCGAGCAAAAAAAACCGCCCTTTCGGGCGGTCAAAGTGCTTCGACCACGATCAGAAGCTTTGGCTGAAGCTGATGGTCATCGCGCTGTCGTTGTTGTCGCTGGACACCTGGCCCGAATAGCCGATGCCGAGCTTGCCGGTCGGGCTGATCTGGAAGTCCACGCCGGCTTCGAGCAGTGCGCTGTCCTTGGCGATCGGCACGCCCTGGGTGCTGAACGACGCACCGCCGTCGATGAAGGTCAGGTCGGCATCCGGCTTGGTATCGCCGTAGGCATGCCGCCAGCCGATGGCTGCGCGCGGGGTCAGTTGACTGCCGTTGGCCAGGGTCACCAACTTGCCGATGCGCACACCGAGGGTCGAGTAGGTGATGTCCTGATCGGCATCGCCCTTCAGGCGCCCCACTCCGCCTTTTTCCTTGGCGGTGTCGCTGTCGTAGTTGACGTAGGCCAGGCCGGCGAACGGTTCGATGGCCACGCCGGCCGCATTGATGGCGTAACCCACTTCACCGAACACCTGGGCACTGCGGGCATCGTAGTCAGCCTTCAGACGGTCGTTGTAGGCACCGACGCTGACGTCGCGTTTGGTTTCGATGCTGTGCCAGCTGTAAGCCGCGCCGAGGCGCACGGCCAGTGCATCGAACTGCGAACTCAGGTACGCCGCCAGGTGGTAGCTGTCGACCTTGGCATCGGAGTTGCGATCGTGGGCGTTGAGGTTGCCACGGGTGTAACCCGCGGCCATCCCGGCGCGCCATTGATCGTCGAGCTGCTTGTCGGTGCCGAGCATGAAACCGCCGAGGCTGCGATCGACTTTCGCCGTGTTGCTGTCGCCGCCCATGTCGCCCCAGGCACCGATGGCACGGGCCCAGCCGACCATTTCACCGTGACAGCCGCTGCTGCTCAACTGGGTGTCACTCGGTGCCAGCGTGCGACGTGGATCGTCCGACGCGCTGCAAGTCGGTTGACGCATGCGGTCGTTGACCGCTTCACGCACGAAACGTGAATCCTCAAGGACCGCGCTCGCGGTGCTGGCATGGATTTCCCCCGACAGACTGTCGAAGGCGTGACGCGCACCGGCCACGCTGAGGTTGACGATTTCGTTCTGCAAAGCAGCGCCCGCCGGACCGTTGCGCATCAATGCCGAAGCGGTGTTGCGCTGGTTGCGGGTGGCGGCCACGTCGGCGAACGAATTGCCGTTGCGGCTGACCACCAGGTTCACCGCGTCAGGGCTGTACACCAGCGCCGTGTCGAGGAACGCGTATTGCGGCAGATCGGCGGCGCTGAACGTGCCATTCACGCCACCGCCGGCGGTGATCAGTGAGTACACGGTGTTGCCGGTAAACGGCGCCAGGCTGTTCACTTGCAGGCCACCGCCCAGGGTTGCCGTGCCGCCGACAGCCAGAGGCGTAGCGGTTGGCGAGCTGACGGTCAGGGCCAGCACACCGTCCGGGGCGTTGGTCAGGTTGCCCGCCACACTCAAGGTGCCGTCACCGCCACCGGAGGCCACCACACCGTGGTTGACCACCGAACCGACGCTGCCGTTACCGCTCAGGGCTGCGCCGTTGGCCACGGTCACTTGTCCGCCCAGAGAGGCGCGCGCCGCACGGCTGCCGACTTGCAGCACACCTTGATCCACCGACACGGTGCCGCTGAATGGTTGGTCGCCGGTCAACAGCATGCGCGCCGCACCGCGTTTTGCCAGTGCGCCGACGCCACTCAGACGACCATTGAACTGGCCATCGGTGTTCTGCTGGAACACTACCGAAGCGTTATCGACGATATTGCCTTGCAGGCTGGTGGTGTTACCGACCAGCGTACCGCCGCTGACGGTGGTGCCACCGCTGTAAGTGTTGGCTGCGGTGAGGATCAGGGTGCCGGAGTCGAGTTTCTCGATCCCGCCAGTGCCAATCAATGGCACATCGATTTGCGTGGTAGCGCCGGCATTGACGCGGATCGGCGCCGGTGTGCCGCCAGGTCCGTTGACCGGGGTCAGCGTATCGCCGGCATCCGGTACCAGGCTGTAGCCGTTGACGAGGAATTGCAGCCCGGTGAAGTTCTGATTGCCCTGCACGGTGACCGTCCCGCCCTGCCCGCCGAACACCGCGAACTGGCCGTTGGAGCCCAGCGCCTGAGTACCGGTCGGGTCGGTCCAGTTGGTGCCCGGACCCCACACGCCACTGCCGCCTCCGATGCTGCCGTCCGGGTTGGTCTTGCCGCCGTTCCAGAACTGCACTTCGCCCGGCGTGTTCTGTACCAGCAGGTTGACCTGATTGGCCAGCGCGGTTTGCAGGGTCAGATTGGCCGCCGAAACCGGCAGGCTGCCGTAGACCAGACCGTTGTCGGTGAGCATGCCGCCGTAGCTGAACAGTTGATACACACCGGTGCCGAAGCCGCCGGCGTTAGTGATGTTCAGCGTACCGTCGAGGGTCAGGTTGCCGGCAACGTTGACCACGGTTGTGGAGCTGGCGGCCGAGCCGAGGGTGAAGTCCAGATTGGTCCCCGAAGACAACGCCAGGGATCCGACCGACAACGGCGTCGCGCTGCCGCCACCCAGCAGGGTCGCACCGCTGGCCAGTTGCACGGCGCCACCGAACTGGCCGCTGCCGCCGATTTTCGCGCCGCTGGCGACATCGACGCTGGCGCTGTTGAGCACGCCATTGACGTTCAGCGTACCGGCCTGAACCGAGGTGTTGCCGGTGAAGGTGTTGTTGCCGGTCAACAGCAAGGCGCCGGTACCGGTTTTGTTCAGGATGCCGGCGCCGGTCAGATTGCCGGTGTAGCTGCCGTCGCTGTTTTGCTCGAAGGTCAGCGTCGCGTTGTTGACGATGGCGCCTTGCAGACTGCTGGTGTCGCCACGGGTGCTGCCGCCGTTCAGCGTGGTGCCGCCGCTGTAGGTGTTGGCGCCACTGAGCAACAGATCGCCATTGCCGTTTTTCACCAGGCTGCCGCTGCCGGTGACCGCACCGATCAGCGTGGTGTTCTGGTTGCCGGCCAGGGTCAATTGCGCACCCAGATTGATGGCGTTGGCCAGTTGCAGCGCCGAGGTGCTGTCGAGGGTGCCATTGCCCGACACAGTCAGAGCACCGCTGCTGATCGCGCTGTTGTTGCCCAGAACCAGCGTACCGCCGGCGAGCTGGGTACCGCCGCTGTAGGTGTTGCTGCCATTGAGCGTCAGGCTCGATGGGCCGGTCTTGATCAGGCTGCCGCTGCCGCTGACCACGCCGCCGAGGGTCAAGGCGTTGGATCCGGCGACGGTGAGTCCGCCATTGAGCACCACATCATTGGCCAGGCTGACGGCCGTGTTGCTGTCCAGCGCCGTGCCGTTGGCGGCGGTCAATATGCCAGTGCCGAGGGCCGCATTGTTGCCGACCACAATCTTGCCGCCATTGAGCGCGGTGCCGCCGGTGTAGCCGTTGGCGGCGTTGAGCACCAGGGTGCCGGTGTCGTATTTGCCCAGTGTGCCGGCGCCGTTGAGCGCAACGCCCACGGTGGCGGTGACGTTCGGATCGACCCGCACGGTGGCATTGCCCAGCGAACCGTTGACCAGATTCAGCGAACCCGCCGTGCCGTTCTGCAGGTTGTAGCCGTCGGTGACGAACTGCATGCCGGTGATGGTTTGCGCGCCGTTGACGGTCACGGTGCCTGCCGCGCCCTGGAACACTGCGAAGCTGTTAGTCCAGGCCTGATTGGTGGTGCCGTTCACATCGGTCCAGTTGGTGGTGCCGGTGCCCCAGGTGCCGCTGCCGCCATCCACCGAACCGTTGGCGACGAGTTGGTTGCCGTCCCAGAACTGCACGGTGACGCCCGGGGCGGTGACCAGCAGGTTGATCTGGTTGGCCAGTGCGGTTTGCAGGGTCAGGTCGCCCGGGGTGACGCTGCCGGGAATGGTGCCGATCAGCATGCCGTTGTCGGTCAGGCCGCCGGTGTAGTTGATCAACCGGTAAACGCCGCTGCCGAAACCGCCGATGTCGCTGACGTTGAGGGTGCCGTCGAGGGTCAGATTACCGCCGACGTTGACCAGCGCATTGCCGCCACCGGACACCGGTGCGCCGAGGCCGACGTCGAAGTTGGAGTTGGCGTTGAACACCAGCGAATTCACCGACAGGGTGCTGCCGGTGGCGCCGGCCAGATGACCGCCATCCGCCACGGTCACCGCCCCGCCGAGCGAGCCGCCGCCGGTCAGGGTGCCGCCGCTGTTGACCAGTACGCTGGCGCTGTCCAGCGAGCCACTGACGTTCAAGGTGCCGGCGTTGACCGTGGTGTTGCCGGTCAGGCTGTTGAGGCCGGTCAGGGTCAGCGTACCGGTGCCGAGTTTGCTCAGCTCGCCGGTGCCGGTGAGTACGCCGTCGAAAATGCTGCTGGCGTTGTTGCCGCCGATGCTCAGGGTGTTGCCGCCGCCGATCAGTGCGGTACCGCTGCCGGTCAGGCTGGCGAGGCTGCCCGAACCGCCGAGGTTCAGCGTCGCCGCAGCGCCGAGATTGACCCCGGCGTTGCTGCCCAGTGCCGAGTTGCCCAGCGTGGTCAGGCTGCCGGACTGCACGTCGAAGGTGCCGCTGAAGGTGTTGTTGCCGGTCAGCGTCAGGTCGGCCAGACCGTTCTTGGTCAGGGTGCCGGCCCCGGCGATCACGCCACCGAGGGTCAGGTTGTTGTTGCCGGCCACGCTGAGGTTGGCATTGACGTTGAGGTTGTTGGCCAGTACCAGCGGCGCCGTGGTGTCGAGGGTCGATGCGCCCGCCACGGTCACCGTGCCGGAACCCAGGCCCGCCGAGGTGCCGAGGGTCACGGTGCCGGCGTTCAGCGTGGTGCCGCCGCTGTAGGTGTTGATGCCATTGAGGGTCAGGTTCGAGGCGCCGTTCTTGATCAATCCACCGGTGCCGCTGACTACGCCGCTGATGGCTACGTCGCTGTTGCCGGTGTTGGTCAGGTTGGCGTTGAGCACCACGTTGTTGCCCAGCGACACCGAGGTGTTGCTGTCCAGCGCCGAGGCACCGGCCACGGTCAGGTTGCCCAGACCGAGGGCGCCGTTGCTGCCGGCGGTCAGGGTGCCGGCATTGAGGGTGACGCCACCGAGGAAGTTGTTGGCTCCGGACAGGATCAGGTTGGCCGCACCATTCTTGGTCAGGCTGCCGGCGCCGTTGATGGCGCCGCTGAGGGTCAGATCGTTGCTGCCGACGATAGCGAGGTTGCCCGCCAGGTTGATCGCGTTGGCCGCGCTGAAGGCGCCGCTGGCATCCAGGGTGGTGCCGTTGGCCGCGTTCAGGGTGGCCGAGCCCAGCGCGCTGTTCGACGCCAGAATCAGACCGCCCGCGTTCAGTGCCACCGGCCCGAGGAAGGCGTTGTTGCCGCCAAGGGTCAGGCTGGCCGAACCGTTCTTGATCAAACCGCCGGTGCCGGAAATCACACCGTTGAGGGTCAGGGCATTGCTGCCGAGCACGGTGAGGTTACCGTTCAACGTGGTCGCGTTGGCCAGGGTCACGGCGGTGTTGCTGTCCAGTTGCGTGCCGGCATTGGCGATCAACGCGCCAGTGCCCAGCGCAGTGTTGCTGCCAACCACCAGGGTGCCGCCGTCCAGTTGCGTGCCGCCGGTGTAGCTGTTGGCGCCGTTGAGCACCAGGGTGCCGGCGTCGAGTTTGTTAAGAATGCCGCTGCCGTCGATGTTCACACCGACCGTGGCAGTCACGCCCGGATCGACCCGCATCGCCGTGGTGCCACCGCTGCCGTTGACCGCGGTCAGCAGACCCGACGTACCGTTGACCACGTTGTAGCCATTGGTGAGGAATTGCATCCCGGTGAACAGTTGCGTGCCGTTGACCGACACCGTGCCCGCCGTGCCCTGGAACACCGCGAAGTCGCCGGCCCAGGTCTGGTTCAGCGTGCCGTTGGAATTGGTCCAGTTGGTGCCGCCGGCATCCCAGGTGCCAGTGCCGCCATCCACCGTGCCGTTCGGGATTGTCTGGCTGCCGTCCCAGAAACGCAGGTTGGTGTTCGGCGCCGACACCACCAGGTTGACCTGGTTACCGAGGGTCTGCACGAGGATGTCGCCGAGGCCGTAACCCACCGGCACGCCGGCCACGGTCAGGCCGTTGTCGGTCAGTGCACCGATGAAGTTGAACAGCCGATAGACACCGACACCGAAACCGCCGGCATCGGTGACGTTGAGATTACCGTCGA
This genomic window from Pseudomonas kribbensis contains:
- a CDS encoding autotransporter-associated beta strand repeat-containing protein produces the protein MEARFGVALVSRFSPLSLAVHLSVAGLLFGGVSEQAFATCSAAGSTITCSGVPTLPLFLNDYSSASSGVTVNVTNGAQMNATLGGKVINLTGANINLNNSGTLDPALLGLVSILSGGAFIGTGATSTVSIANNTTGIIRGTGMLLGLNLTSIDGLGIAVNNSVSGTTTITNDGTITSTGLSVGGITLADTPVVGVYGGSQVNMTNSASGTINGRMAFETSVAGNTFTNAGNITGGLSMGAGSTNTFYAITGSSVNVGDGVQVSVGLGGLIGVNLTFAPTGTIDGGAAGTNTLILQNPIGLGGGTTGTGTASSAVYVNFNNLTLNSGTWTLQGPLVSGATTLNGGVAQFNDNGAFGSGVLTSNGGILQASNAGLTLANQINLGAGGLTLQGINGTTLNGVISGTGGLTKIGSGQLNLNGINTYTGNTVLNGGVVLVGNNQAFSTGGITVGGSSSISATAPISLANAITLNSTLTATGTGALTLGGVISGAANLTKTGSGSLTLNGINTYTGITSLSAGTLRVGNNNALGTGVLNTSNGTSLDSTGNVTLANNVGITGALNVLGSNALTLAGIVSGTGAITKSGSASLTLTGNNTNSGTTALNGGTLFVGSNTALGTGALNAAAGTTLDATTAVTLANAVALAGGLTIGGTQALGLSGVISGAGSLIKGGTANLTLSGNNTFSGGTTLNNGTLIVGSNTALGTGALTTAAGTTLDASTAVALSNAVALGGNLNIAGNANLTLGGVVSGSGGLTKNGAANLVLNGANTFSGGTTLNAGTLTVGNAAALGSGDLTVANAATLDSNTSVILNNNVALNGNLSIAGSNGLILGGVLSGASQLIKNGTANLTVNGANTFTGGTTLNAGSLTVGNGAALGTGTLTVGGSATLNSSANVTLNNAIALNANLTAGGANPLTLGGVISGGSNLIKTGSSTLTLTGNNTYTGSTSLNAGTLIVGSNTALGTGVLNAGNNTTLDASTATSLANNVNLGGNVTIGGSNALTLAGVVSGVGGLTKSGPADLILNGANTYFGNTALNVGKLIVGSNTALGSGALNAAAGTTLDTNTAVTLGNQVNLAGAMNVGGSADLTLTGTVAGAGSLVKNGAANLNLNGTNTYVGGTTLNAGTVTAGNSSALGTGALTVGGAATLDSSSPLVSLANAVVLNAALSVGGTQDLTLGGVISGAGQLIKNGAANLTVNGTNTYSGGSTLNAGTLTLGSAAALGSGGLTVGGASTLDTSAGMSIGNNITLNAGLTLAGSNTLNLSGVIDGAGSLTKDGFGDLTLSGNNTFTGALNIASGSVTTVSSGALGNTSGANISAGANLNLNSSASLNGLSGSGSVQIAGGNTLTVGGVNSTSTFDGDLGGSGALTKVGTGTLNLTGSSGITGNTNVNAGTLNLTGSLASTQLNVNNGATLTGTGSALGVITVNSGGHLALSSGNTFSTSSLILTANSNVDASLATPSTSSLMNIGGNLTLDGNLNVTDAGGFGVGVYRLFNFIGALTDNGLTVAGVPVGYGLGDILVQTLGNQVNLVVSAPNTNLRFWDGSQTIPNGTVDGGTGTWDAGGTNWTNSNGTLNQTWAGDFAVFQGTAGTVSVNGTQLFTGMQFLTNGYNVVNGTSGLLTAVNGSGGTTAMRVDPGVTATVGVNIDGSGILNKLDAGTLVLNGANSYTGGTQLDGGTLVVGSNTALGTGALIANAGTQLDSNTAVTLANATTLNGNLTVLGSNALTLNGVISGTGGLIKNGSASLTLGGNNAFLGPVALNAGGLILASNSALGSATLNAANGTTLDASGAFSAANAINLAGNLAIVGSNDLTLSGAINGAGSLTKNGAANLILSGANNFLGGVTLNAGTLTAGSNGALGLGNLTVAGASALDSNTSVSLGNNVVLNANLTNTGNSDVAISGVVSGTGGLIKNGASNLTLNGINTYSGGTTLNAGTVTLGTSAGLGSGTVTVAGASTLDTTAPLVLANNLNVNANLSVAGNNNLTLGGVIAGAGTLTKNGLADLTLTGNNTFSGTFDVQSGSLTTLGNSALGSNAGVNLGAAATLNLGGSGSLASLTGSGTALIGGGNTLSIGGNNASSIFDGVLTGTGELSKLGTGTLTLTGLNSLTGNTTVNAGTLNVSGSLDSASVLVNSGGTLTGGGSLGGAVTVADGGHLAGATGSTLSVNSLVFNANSNFDVGLGAPVSGGGNALVNVGGNLTLDGTLNVSDIGGFGSGVYRLINYTGGLTDNGMLIGTIPGSVTPGDLTLQTALANQINLLVTAPGVTVQFWDGNQLVANGSVDGGSGTWGTGTTNWTDVNGTTNQAWTNSFAVFQGAAGTVTVNGAQTITGMQFVTDGYNLQNGTAGSLNLVNGSLGNATVRVDPNVTATVGVALNGAGTLGKYDTGTLVLNAANGYTGGTALNGGKIVVGNNAALGTGILTAANGTALDSNTAVSLANDVVLNGGLTVAGSNALTLGGVVSGSGSLIKTGPSSLTLNGSNTYSGGTQLAGGTLVLGNNSAISSGALTVSGNGTLDSTSALQLANAINLGAQLTLAGNQNTTLIGAVTGSGSLVKNGNGDLLLSGANTYSGGTTLNGGSTRGDTSSLQGAIVNNATLTFEQNSDGSYTGNLTGAGILNKTGTGALLLTGNNTFTGNTSVQAGTLNVNGVLNSASVDVASGAKIGGSGQFGGAVQLASGATLLGGGSATPLSVGSLALSSGTNLDFTLGSAASSTTVVNVAGNLTLDGTLNITNAGGFGTGVYQLFSYGGMLTDNGLVYGSLPVSAANLTLQTALANQVNLLVQNTPGEVQFWNGGKTNPDGSIGGGSGVWGPGTNWTDPTGTQALGSNGQFAVFGGQGGTVTVQGNQNFTGLQFLVNGYSLVPDAGDTLTPVNGPGGTPAPIRVNAGATTQIDVPLIGTGGIEKLDSGTLILTAANTYSGGTTVSGGTLVGNTTSLQGNIVDNASVVFQQNTDGQFNGRLSGVGALAKRGAARMLLTGDQPFSGTVSVDQGVLQVGSRAARASLGGQVTVANGAALSGNGSVGSVVNHGVVASGGGDGTLSVAGNLTNAPDGVLALTVSSPTATPLAVGGTATLGGGLQVNSLAPFTGNTVYSLITAGGGVNGTFSAADLPQYAFLDTALVYSPDAVNLVVSRNGNSFADVAATRNQRNTASALMRNGPAGAALQNEIVNLSVAGARHAFDSLSGEIHASTASAVLEDSRFVREAVNDRMRQPTCSASDDPRRTLAPSDTQLSSSGCHGEMVGWARAIGAWGDMGGDSNTAKVDRSLGGFMLGTDKQLDDQWRAGMAAGYTRGNLNAHDRNSDAKVDSYHLAAYLSSQFDALAVRLGAAYSWHSIETKRDVSVGAYNDRLKADYDARSAQVFGEVGYAINAAGVAIEPFAGLAYVNYDSDTAKEKGGVGRLKGDADQDITYSTLGVRIGKLVTLANGSQLTPRAAIGWRHAYGDTKPDADLTFIDGGASFSTQGVPIAKDSALLEAGVDFQISPTGKLGIGYSGQVSSDNNDSAMTISFSQSF
- the mnmH gene encoding tRNA 2-selenouridine(34) synthase MnmH → MLRDCTDYRDIFLNDRPLMDARAPVEFHKGAFPGAVNLPLMNDLERQKVGTCYKQHGQQAAIELGHHLVSGAVKAERIEAWAEFARAHPDGYLYCFRGGLRSQITQQWLKSEAGIDYPRIGGGYKALRNFLIDTLEQAVNQCDFVLLGGMTGTGKTELLVQLRNGLDLEGHANHRGSSFGKRATGQPSNIDFENRLAIDLLKKRDAGIDQFVLEDESRVVGSCALPLPLYQGMQQYPMVWLEDSFEDRVQRILRDYVVDLSAEFSAVHGEQGFVLFSERLLESLNNVQKRLGGERHRRMLLLMEDALAEQGRSGSVDLHQGWIEGLLREYYDPMYVFQREKKGARIEFAGEQKAVLEYLHDRLNQKA
- the selD gene encoding selenide, water dikinase SelD; amino-acid sequence: MSEPIRLTQYSHGAGCGCKISPQVLEVILAGSGAQNLDPKLWVGNASRDDAAVYEIDAERGVVSTTDFFMPIVDDPFDFGRIAATNAISDIYAMGGDPLMAIAILGWPVNVLAPEVAREVIRGGRAVCDAAGIPLAGGHSIDAPEPIFGLAVTGLVEKRFMKRNDTATAGCLLYLTKPLGIGILTTAEKKGKLRNADIGVARDWMCTLNKPGSRFGKLSGVTAMTDVTGFGLLGHLVEMADGSHLTARIAYDRVPRLDSVEYYLDQGCVPGGTLRNFDSYSSKLGRVQELHKRVLCDPQTSGGLLLAVTPEGNAEFLAVAAELGLNLAPIGELVERQTHAVEVI